One genomic window of Halobellus limi includes the following:
- a CDS encoding aminomethyltransferase family protein — MSERSLQDALESAGSPPELLRRNRGRHPYPVPSEHTNWIEEVRSWRETCSLSDLSHHQKDLYVRGPEALDVFADLGVNDFSGFEPGQAKQFVACNPNGYLIGDAILFYLDDEELKLTGTPIAPNWVEYNLEKGAYDAMSEADERYHDKDEPHKTFRYQLQGPNALDVMRDAVEGEIPDIPFFDFDEVTIAGVDAHALKHSMASNVGFEIWGPWEEHETVRDALVAAGEDHGLRQLGEKSYKAQGQEKGWIARPVPAIYGDEMAEYREWLPADSYEAISTLGGSFDADDVSEYYLNPIELGYERFVDFDHDFVGKEALRAMTEESQRKKVTLVWDDEDVLELFASLLREGETYKYFDLSMPYWAVFHYDEVLKGEETVGLSKYFGYTYNERAVLSLALVDEEYAEPGTEVTLVWGEPGGESENPKVESHEQTEITATVAPNPYVEAER; from the coding sequence ATGTCCGAGCGAAGCCTCCAGGACGCGCTCGAATCGGCCGGGAGCCCCCCGGAGTTGCTCCGACGGAACCGGGGCCGACACCCCTATCCCGTTCCCTCCGAGCACACGAACTGGATCGAGGAGGTTCGAAGTTGGCGGGAGACCTGCAGTCTCTCGGACCTCTCACACCACCAGAAGGATCTGTACGTGAGGGGTCCGGAGGCGCTCGACGTGTTCGCCGACCTCGGCGTCAACGACTTCAGCGGGTTCGAACCCGGACAGGCGAAGCAGTTCGTCGCGTGTAATCCGAACGGGTACCTCATCGGCGACGCCATCCTGTTTTACCTCGACGACGAGGAGTTGAAGCTCACGGGGACGCCGATCGCCCCCAACTGGGTCGAGTACAACCTCGAAAAAGGCGCGTACGACGCGATGTCGGAGGCCGACGAGCGGTATCACGACAAGGACGAACCGCACAAGACCTTTCGGTATCAGCTCCAGGGCCCGAACGCGCTCGACGTGATGCGCGACGCCGTCGAGGGGGAGATCCCCGACATTCCGTTCTTCGACTTCGACGAGGTGACCATCGCGGGCGTCGACGCCCACGCGCTGAAGCACTCGATGGCCTCGAACGTCGGGTTCGAGATCTGGGGGCCGTGGGAGGAACACGAGACCGTCCGCGACGCCCTCGTCGCGGCCGGCGAGGACCACGGGCTGCGGCAGCTGGGCGAGAAGAGCTACAAGGCCCAGGGTCAGGAGAAGGGGTGGATCGCCCGTCCGGTGCCGGCCATCTACGGCGACGAGATGGCGGAGTACCGCGAGTGGCTCCCCGCCGACAGCTACGAGGCGATCAGCACCCTGGGCGGCAGCTTCGACGCCGACGACGTCTCGGAGTACTACCTCAACCCGATCGAACTGGGTTACGAGCGCTTCGTGGACTTCGATCACGACTTCGTCGGGAAGGAGGCGTTGCGGGCGATGACCGAGGAGTCCCAGCGAAAGAAGGTGACGCTCGTCTGGGACGACGAGGACGTTCTGGAACTGTTCGCCTCGTTGCTGCGAGAGGGAGAGACGTACAAGTACTTCGACCTCTCGATGCCGTACTGGGCGGTGTTCCACTACGACGAGGTGCTGAAGGGCGAGGAGACGGTCGGGCTCTCGAAGTACTTCGGGTACACGTACAACGAGCGTGCGGTGCTCTCGCTGGCGCTCGTCGACGAGGAGTACGCCGAGCCCGGAACCGAGGTGACGCTCGTGTGGGGCGAACCCGGCGGCGAGTCGGAAAACCCGAAAGTCGAGTCGCACGAGCAGACGGAGATCACCGCGACCGTCGCGCCGAACCCGTACGTGGAGGCGGAGCGGTGA
- a CDS encoding ABC transporter ATP-binding protein produces MSEVSLEHVTKRFDSTVAVNDVSIDIDDGEVMGIVGPSGCGKTTALRLVAGFETPTDGTIRYDGEDVTHVPPENRNVGLVFQSYALFNNMSVLKNVTFGPKMHGVGKDERRERAYELLELLDIEELADRNPKTLSGGQQQRVGLARALAIEPHILLLDEPMTGLDAKLKQTLREELGQLLDDLGVTTLYVTHDQEQAMSMCDRIAVMNEGHLEQIGTPAEIYEEPANEFVAGFIGTANLLEGTVRDGTLSLGFEDVETPETVTSDGEVTVLVRPDDIPVGSGPVEVEVTNLFYQGEHIQATGELPDGRELTLRLDRSETAVGVGDTVSVDFDPDALHIIESTK; encoded by the coding sequence ATGTCCGAAGTTTCACTCGAACACGTCACGAAGCGATTCGACTCGACAGTCGCCGTCAACGACGTCTCGATCGACATCGACGACGGTGAGGTGATGGGCATCGTCGGGCCGTCCGGCTGCGGGAAGACGACCGCGCTGCGGCTCGTCGCCGGATTCGAGACGCCGACGGACGGGACGATCCGCTACGACGGCGAGGACGTCACCCACGTCCCACCGGAGAACCGCAACGTGGGGCTGGTGTTCCAGTCGTACGCGCTGTTCAACAACATGAGCGTGCTCAAGAACGTCACGTTCGGGCCGAAGATGCACGGCGTCGGGAAGGACGAGCGTCGAGAGCGCGCCTACGAGTTGCTCGAACTGCTCGACATCGAGGAGTTGGCCGACCGGAATCCGAAGACGCTCTCGGGCGGCCAGCAACAGCGCGTCGGCCTGGCGCGAGCGCTCGCGATCGAGCCTCACATCCTCCTCCTGGACGAACCGATGACGGGGCTCGACGCCAAGTTGAAACAGACGCTGCGAGAGGAACTCGGCCAGTTGCTCGACGACCTCGGCGTGACGACGCTGTACGTCACCCACGACCAGGAGCAGGCGATGTCGATGTGCGACCGGATCGCGGTGATGAACGAGGGGCACCTCGAACAGATCGGAACGCCGGCGGAGATCTACGAGGAACCGGCCAACGAGTTCGTCGCGGGGTTCATCGGCACGGCGAACCTCCTCGAGGGGACCGTGCGCGACGGGACGCTCTCGCTCGGGTTCGAGGACGTCGAGACGCCGGAGACGGTCACTTCCGACGGGGAGGTGACGGTGTTGGTCCGACCGGACGACATCCCGGTTGGCTCGGGACCGGTCGAGGTCGAGGTGACGAACCTCTTCTACCAGGGCGAGCACATCCAGGCGACCGGCGAACTCCCCGACGGGCGGGAACTGACGCTCCGGTTGGACCGCTCGGAGACGGCCGTCGGCGTCGGCGACACGGTGTCTGTCGACTTCGATCCGGACGCGCTCCACATCATCGAATCGACCAAGTGA
- a CDS encoding ABC transporter permease, translating to MTERFGRGSLSARFGRPVVTLVLVLTLFFLAFPVVMTFVSSFASDWFGVFPTGFVTLANWEDVIVGTGVGADVSVGSSLAYSTGLALAGVVINLIVGVPIAYAVARYDFWGRDWVNVFAILPLAPGIILGVAFLRTYPDLSTSGIALVIGYSLLKAPYMVMAVQSSFQSMDLQQIEESARSLGASWPRTFLTVIVPNARTGIIAGSIISWTLAAAEFNFSYIVYSRGTPPLAIFLFNNITNASFLNAAAAVSVFFLLIALVTIALQIIGNRGAVRRI from the coding sequence GCTCGTGTTGGTGCTGACGCTGTTCTTCCTGGCCTTTCCGGTCGTGATGACGTTCGTCAGCTCCTTCGCCTCCGACTGGTTCGGGGTCTTCCCCACCGGGTTCGTCACCCTCGCAAACTGGGAGGACGTCATCGTCGGGACCGGCGTCGGGGCCGACGTCTCGGTCGGGTCCTCGCTGGCGTACAGTACCGGCCTCGCGCTGGCCGGCGTCGTCATCAACCTCATCGTCGGCGTGCCGATCGCCTACGCCGTCGCGCGCTACGACTTCTGGGGGCGCGACTGGGTCAACGTCTTCGCGATCCTGCCGTTGGCACCGGGGATCATCCTGGGGGTCGCGTTCCTCCGGACGTACCCCGACCTCTCGACGTCGGGCATCGCCCTGGTCATCGGCTACTCGCTGTTGAAAGCGCCGTACATGGTGATGGCCGTCCAGTCGAGCTTCCAGTCGATGGACCTCCAGCAGATCGAAGAGAGCGCGCGCTCGCTGGGCGCGTCGTGGCCGCGGACGTTCCTCACGGTGATCGTTCCGAACGCCCGGACGGGTATCATCGCCGGGTCGATCATCTCCTGGACGCTCGCCGCCGCGGAGTTCAACTTCTCGTACATCGTGTACTCGCGGGGGACGCCGCCGCTGGCGATCTTCCTGTTCAACAACATCACCAACGCGTCGTTCCTGAACGCCGCGGCCGCGGTGTCGGTGTTCTTCCTCCTGATCGCGTTGGTCACGATCGCGCTGCAGATCATCGGTAACCGCGGTGCGGTACGGAGGATCTAA